In the genome of Phormidium ambiguum IAM M-71, the window ATAGGGGAATTTGGTCGAGGATTGGCTTGAATATGAATAGGATATAAACGAAAACCCCATAAAGCTTCTGCTTGTTCTAAACTAATACGTTTTAACAAAATTACTTTATAAATTCCGGCTTTGTCTGATTGATGAATGCGATTAGAATTTTGTCGCCAAATATCAGTGGTGATGCTAATAATTATTAAAAAGTTATTCCATTTTTCATTTTGAATTTTTGAATTAACGCTAAACAAGGCTTGTAAATCTAAAGTTCCATCAGGTAAACGGGCGATCGCCTCCAATTGATCGAAACATACTACAATTGGTTGAGTTTCTGTGGAAATTCTGCCAAAATTAGATAAAATTTCACAAGCTGCTTCTTCTGTTTCGATCGAACGTCTCACTTTTAAAGCTTGTAAAGATTCATCGCTTAAATCTTCTCCTCGTAACCATTCACAAGCTAAAGGATAAAGTTCTGGATTGATTAAATCGTGTAACACTCCAAAAAAACTATCAGCGTTGTAAATTCCCGCCTGTTTATAAGTTTGTTTAAAATGTTTGATAAAATTTTGTCGATCACTACTTAGTAAATCCCAAACACTATCATCAAAAATTCTTTGTTTTAAACTCCGCTTAGTAAAAGCAGACAAGCTTTTTAACCACAGCATTAATTGAGATTCTTCTTGACCCTCTGGTACATACATTAAACTATCAACTGTATAGCGCAAAATGTGCCGCCAAATCCCATCGCTATCAGGCCAAGGACTAATATAAGCAAAGAAAGCTTTATCATTAAGATCGCTTTTTAATCGACCCAACAAATAACTTTTACCAGAACCGGAATCACCCGCCAACATTACAGTACGACTATTATGATCTTTAGTAATCGTGTCAACAATTACGGAAATTTCTTGTAATGCTTCTTGATGAATTGATTCTACTTGAAAAGCGGAAACTTGTTTTTCTCGCCAAAAGTGTCCTTGTTTGAAAGTTGTGGGATCGAAAGGATTAACTTCACGTTTAATAATATCGTTGATAGATGCCATTAGAGATTTTCCTTTAAGTTTATTGAGAAACAACTAATTTACGATCGCGCTGAAACTAAAATTTGCTTATTTCGCAGTTTATTATTACTATTTAGGTCATACAACAGAAATAAAAAACAGCGCACCTCCAATATCTTGAGGAATTCCACTATCAATTTGTTCTGAGGTATAAGGCATGGTATCTACTAATGAACTTAATTCAATTTTGTCATAACGTTGTAATTGATAAAGTACCCGATCTAATTCTTCCCTAGATAAAAGTGGTTGCAACTTCTGACGTAAATGAAAAATTGGTAAATAATTATCTGTACCAATTTCTCGGTCTAAATCCCGAATGATTTGTAATATTTCAGCATCATTCAGCTTCATTTCAGGTGCATCAGTGGTTACTACTTTTGCGGTTTCAACTAATCGGAACTTCCGCAAAAAGCGCAAATAATTAGTTAATAAATCTAAACTAATAATGGGATGAGTACCTTTGGCGGTAAACTCATCGCGTAAATATTCTTGTCCTCTTTGGGTTAACCAAACTTCTGCTTTCTTTTTTTGCAGTTGAGTTTCTATTTCCACTAGTCCCCGTTTCGCTAAATTTTGCAATATTTCTTGACGTTCAGCAGCTTTCACAAAAGTAAGTTCGCTGGGTTTAACTTTAGCTGAGGTTTTGCCAATTTTTTCGAGGATTTTTAGTTCTATTTCTCCGATCGGCAATTGGGAAGCGTCCATTTTCAACAATGCGCGACCAGGGGGTAAAATTTTGACAGAGGCAATCTCACGGGAATAATCTATCAGTTCTCGATCGCCTAACGTCCGACAAATCTTGTCTTTACCCGAAAAGCTTTTCCAGGTTGCAGCTGCAAGTGGCGATCGATAATTTTCGCACCCTAGTAACTTCAAAAGGAACTTTAGCTCATTAGAATCCATAAATAATCTTTTGTTAATTGGGAAGCTGGCAATATTTTTAATTAGCTTCACCAAGGTTACAATTCTAATAGTAAGTGCGATCGTCAAATCACAAATCTGTAAAATTAATTAAAATTAATCTCTATGAACATTCTCATGCTTTCCTCCACCTTCCCCTACCCACCAACTCGCGGGGGAACGGAAATTAGAACCTTTAATTTACTAAAATACTTACAACAACGTCATCAAATCACTCTTGTTACTCAGCGTCATCCTGGAGTTACTGACACAGAAATAGAAGAACTCCGCCAATGGGTAAAAGAATTAGTTATTTTTCCCCTACCACCAGAACCCACTCAATTAAGTGGAATGAAAGGATTAATTGGTAAAGTATCACGATTTTCCGAATCATTAATTAAAGCAACCCCACCAAATGTTTTGTATCGTTATTCACCCGAAATTCAATCTTGGGTAGATAATTTTGTGCAAGCAGGAAAATGTGATGTAATTACCTGCGAACATAGCGTTAATGAAATATACGTCCGTCCTGAATTTAAAAAATCAGTAAAAACAATTGTTGATATTCATAGTTCCGTGTACGGTTGGATACGCGATCATTTAGATATGGGTGCTTCACCAAACGCGGTGCGCGATCGCCTTTACCTCAACCTACTTTTAGAACGTTACGAAAAACGCTATTCCAGCAAATTTAACTACTTAGTTGTCACCACCGAAGACGACAAACAACAATTCCTAAAATACCGTTTCGATGCCAAAATTCCAGTAATTCCTAACGGTGTAGACTTGGAATTATTCCCTTATCGGAATAGCGATCCGGGAGGACATAAACTATCATTTGTCGGTGCAATGGATGCCTCTCACAATATCGATGCAGTCCGATTTTTTGCTTTAGAAGTGTTACCAGAACTGCAAAAAACCTATCCCAATACTACTTTCAGTATTGTCGGCGCACGTCCCACACCGGAAGTTTTAGCACTTGCAGAAATCAAAGGAGTTATTGTTACTGGAAAAGTGCCATCAATGGCAGAATATCTCCACGAAAGTACAGTTTGTGTTGTACCTTTACGTGCAGGTTATGGAATTAAAAATAAAACCTTAGAAGCAATGGCAGCGGGAACTCCCGTAGTAGGTAGCGATCGCGGGTTAGAAGGATTAACCGTTGATACTTCCAATGTACCATTAAGAGCATTAAGAGCTAACAGCATCCCAGAATATATTAACGGCATCACTCGCTTATTTGAAAACCCAGAATTACGCCAAGAACTGTCTAAAAATGGGCGACAATTTGTAGAAACCGAATATACTTGGGAACGCGCCGGACAACTTTACGAACAAGTAATAACTCAAGTTATTAGTTAAAAAAATTTAGATTAGAATAAACACCACTTGTAGGGGCAATCCCCCTGTGGTTGCCCCTGTACTGATAAAATGGGTTTAAAGCCACTGAGGAAGAAAGTATGAACCTTCCACTCATCGACTTATACGAAACTGACTTTTACGCTTGGACACAAAAACAAGCAGAATTATTGCGTCAGCGTGACCTAAATAATCTTGATATTGAGAATTTGATTCAGGAAATAGAGTCGTTGGGTAAACAGGAAAAACGCGAATTAGTTAATCGTCTCGGAGTTCTAATTGGACACTTATTAAAATGGGAATACCAACCTAATAAAAGATCTAAAAGTTGGCTGAAAACTATTCGTGAACAGCGCCGTAAAATTACTGATTTACTGCAAGAAAACCCTAGTTTAAAGCCTTACCTAGATGAAGCGATAATGCTACGCATCGCTGCGCGATCGAAAAAGCTTACCTAGACGGCGTGGATTTAGCAGTTGATGAAACGGATATCGGAATCCAAAATTTTCCTCCAAAAATTACCTACACTTGGGAACAAATAGAAAACCAGAACTTTTTGCCGGGACTTCTTAGTGAAGAAGACCAGGATTTGCTCAAAAAAAGTTATGGAATCTGACCTCGTAAAAAAAGCATTTAAAGTCCCCCTTACTAAGGGGGATTTAGGGGATTATCCATTCAGCAAATTGCGAATTTTGACTTTTAAATAAGTGTAAAACGGTAATTGGAAACTTTCTGCTAACAGCCAAATTACTAAAGTTAAATGAGAAAAAAAAGTCAAAAATAACCAAAAGATCGGAAAAGAAGATTGATAACTCCCTTCTTCTGGTGGGAAAATATAACTAGAAACTCCCACAATTAAAGTTGGAAAAACTACCAAAGCTATTCCCAACAGCCAAACTACAAAAGATAATTCCAAATCTTTTTGATGTGCAATCTTCCAATTTTTACCATTCCACCGCCAAGCCATCGGCGGCGTACTATCCGCCATAATTAAAACTTGTTCTTCAAGATTAGCTGTAAAAATATGGCGACAAAAATCACAAGCAAAAGCTTCTGTGAGAGTTAACACCGAAATATGACCATAACGGCACACAGGACAACTATAACTATCTTGGAAATTCAATTTTCTGCTCTCAAGGGCTGATTTGCTAGAATGCTTGAGTATATTCATTATTCCAATTGAGAATTCTCACCTTTGACAAGTATTACTTGCGTAGTTTAGCGATTAATTAGGTAATGTTGCTACTCTTAATATTTTATAAATATTGCAAAAAGCCCAGCTGTTACAACAGCTGGGCTTTTGTTTTAATATGTCACAGGGTGCTATTTTGCTTTGGAGTGATGATTCTCAAACGACTCATAGTATTTTTCAGGGTCGTACAAGTGACAGACATCAGTAATCTCTTTCATTAATGACCAAGAAAAACGATATTCTCGGACATACTCTCCCCAGTTTTCCTTGATACTGCGATGCGCTAAACGCAAGTTATAGGAAGGGATAGCAGTGCAAATGTGGTGAGGAATGTGAACGTTAATGTCGTGACAGAGAAATTCTACCCAACGTGGATAATCGCAATGAACGCTTCCTGCTAACTGCGCCATTGCTTCATTCCATTCGGGTTCGTGTTTAAAAGGAATGTCTGGGTAAGTATGGTGTACCAAGGTGAAGGTGCTCATCCAGAAATGGTAGACCATCCAAGGCATTAACCAAAATTTGACAAAACCCCAAATTCCAGTAGTAGCAATTAAAGTGGGAAATGCGATCGCCGCAAACCCTAAAACCAACAATACCGAAAATCTTACCTGTTCCCGCTTTTTACCTTCAAATTGCTGCCAATTAAAGTGTAAAACTGCCCAATGCGCGATCGATCCTACCCACCAAAGACGACCGCGTATTCCTTGATAACCCCATTTTTTCAATTTATCTAAACTATCGTAATACTCGGTTTTAAAAGGTTGCCAAGCATTATCCTCATCCATCTTATTTGTATGGGCGTGGTGGTGATTGTGGAGAAGTCGCCAACTATGGAAAGGATAAATTAAAGGCAACATAATAGCATGACCCAACAGATCGTTCACCCAACGACGATTAGCAAAAGAACGATGCCCACAGTCATGACCAATAACAAAAAAACCAGTTAATGCCGTCCCCGTAAAAATCCAGGCCAACGGTAACAAAAACCAAGGAGAAAATGCAATGCTGGCATAACCTAATCCCACCAGCAACACATTAATTACCACCGAAGTCCAAGCTTTCCGGCGATTTTTTTGGAAAACTTCTTTTGGCAAAGTCCGCAAAATATCTCTAATACGGAAATTCGGGGAATCTTCCAGGGTAGTTCCTGAATCTTGGGGTTTTACGAATGATAGAGTCATGAATTATTTAACTTAAACTTCCTGCGTAACCGTACACTGCATAGCACAATAGGCACAAAAAAAATAGCCTACTAGGAATAAATCATTAACAGGCAATATTGTGGAATATGTTCCTTTTTTGCTAAATTTCATTAGTAATCAGGCTGAAGAACAGCACTGAATTTTCGGTAGAAAAACAGATCTGTTCGTAGCAAAACTTTCCTTTTTATACCATAATGTGAACTTGCTGACTACCCATGCAAATCTAGCCTGAGCTTAAGTCAAAGCCAGGATACCAATTTTATGAACCGCAGCGGAATGATAGTTTTAATCTCTACTATCCTTAAATATTCTGACTGCTGATTTCGGTATCTTCTGTTGAACGTTGTTGCTTGAGATTTTGTAGCTGTTGCAACAAAGTTTCCACTTCCACTTGCAGATTTAAAAGCTTGAGTTGTTGATCTGCCTGATACACCGACTTCATCTTTTCCATCATGCGGACTTGATTAGTTAACACTTCGGAAATATTACTCGCTTCTTGAACAGCGATCGCAGGACGTTGAATAGTTGATGCAGATAAACCAGTTGCCATTTTTTTTCTTAGTTATATTTGCTTACTCACACCATCTTGTAAATTCTAACCTGTAACGTTAAGCAAAGTTAAGTTTTTTAAATATTAAATTTTCCTTAAGCCGGGAAAGGCAGAAGGGCAGAAGGCAGAAGGCAGAAGGGAAGAAAGGCAGAGGGCAGAAGGGCAGAAGGCAGAAGGGAAGAAAGGCAGAAGTAAAAAATTCACATTGTCCCCCTTTCCCCCTTTCCCCCTTTTCCCTTTTTTCCCTTGCTTTCCCACCTCCCCATCTCCCCCAATCCCCTTTGACCAATAATGGAACCTGACAAGGTAAACTGAGGGTATATTTCGGAGTTTTTGTTATATCTGTGACTGCTAGTCTTTCCCTTGCTGACTCTAAACTAAAAAGCTGGCCTGGTCTTATCGAAGCCTATCGTCCTTATTTGCCAGTGACTTCCGACACGCCTGTAGTGACTTTGTTGGAAGGCAACACACCGTTAATTCCGGTTCCGGCGATCGCTTCTCAGATCGGCAGACAAGTCCGGGTGTTCGTCAAATATGACGGACTGAATCCCACAGGAAGTTTTAAAGACCGAGGCATGACTTTGGCGATTTCTAAAGCTAAAGAAGCTGGTGCCAAAGCCGTTATTTGTGCGAGTACTGGTAACACATCAGCCGCTGCTGCTGCTTATGCGCGACGGGGCGGAATGCGAGCTTTTGTTTTAATTCCCGATGGTTATGTAGCATTGGGCAAATTAGCTCAAGCTTTACTTTATGGCGCAGAAGTGCTGGCAATTAAAGGTAACTTTGACGATGCACTGAAAATTGTCCGGGATATGGCGGAAAGCTATCCGGTAACTTTGGTTAACTCTGTCAACCCTTATCGGTTAGAAGGGCAGAAGACAGGCGCTTTTGAAGTAGTTGATGCTTTAGGTAATGCGCCAGATTGGTTGTGTATTCCCGTTGGTAACGCGGGTAATATCACTGCATATTGGATGGGCTTTTGTCAATACCATCAAGAAGGAAAATGCGATCGCCTACCGCAAATGATGGGATTTCAAGCAGCCGGAGCCGCACCCATTGTTACAGGTAAACCAGTCGCTCATCCCGATACCATAGCCACAGCCATTCGCATTGGCAACCCAGCGAGTTGGGAAAAAGCGATCGCAGCACAACAAGCAAGCCAAGGCGCATTTCACGCCGTCACCGACGAAGAAATTCTGGCAGCTTATCGCTTACTAGCTTCCGAAGAAGGGATTTTCTGCGAACCCGCTAGTGCTGCTTCCGTTGCCGGAATGCTCAAAGTTAAAGATCAAATTCCCAACGGTGCCACAGTAGTTTGTGTCCTCACAGGGAACGGACTAAAAGACCCAGATACAGCAATTAAACACTGTGAAAACCAATTTAAGAACGGGGTGGAGCCGGTCTTGTCGGCGGTAGCTGAAGTGATGGGCTTTTAGTTTGAATTGGTAATTGTATAGGTTGTTTAGTTGATTCTGGCAACTTTAGAGGTTCTGGTTGCTTCTCCTCACTCTTAAGTTTTGGTGTAGTTTCCCCAGTGTCACCACCAGAATGTTTAGTGAGGAGATCTACCATATCGCTCAAAGCAGTGGTCAGGCTTTGGCGAGTATTGGCATGGTTTTCTTGTTCGATTTTTAAGGCTTTGGTTAGTTGTTCGCGTTCGATCGCCACTTTAATCAGTTTTTCCTGCAACTCCGCTACAGTTTGCAGTTGTTCTACCTCTTGAGAAATAGCCGCTACATCAAGATTTTCATCTGTTTTCAGGGTAATACCAGCCTTTAGTTGCTGGATTTCTGCCTTCAGTGTCTCTATCATTTCCTGTGATAGCTTAGCTTCTGCACGGCGTTGCTCAGCTTCCCGGTTGTAAAGCTCACTCCATTTGGTAGCAGTTTCCAAAGCCGCATCTCGATCGCGCAATGCTTCTGCTAACTGTTCCCGCAAAGCCTGAATTTCTCCAATCCACTGACTAACATCATGACTCATATCTTTATTTCTTACTTATTAACAGCTGCTCATATAAAGAGAAAATGCCGATCCATACTCATCCAACTTTAATATCCCCTTTCGCATTGAGTATATAATCGCGGTTGAAACCGCCAAATCTTCTCAGAGGCTTTTAAAGTAGATTTGGTATTAGGTTTAAATATACTGGATTTTGCCAAACTAAAACTTATAAAATTTAACCTTTTCTTATTTTTCAATGGCTATGATTACAAAATCTCAACGTACAGCATCCACCCTAAAACGCCTACGGAGGATTAGTTATGTATTAGATAATGCCATTCCCATTCCCGGAACAAAATTTCGTTTTGGTATCGATCCAATTTTAGGATTTATTCCAGGCGGAGGCGATACAGTTTCTGCTTTCTTCGCTGCTTACATCGTTTGGGAAGCAGCAACATTAGGATTACCAAAACCAATTTTAATGCGAATGTTTTCCAATATTCTCTATGATACTTTTGCCGGAAGCATCCCAGTAGCCGGAGACTTGTTTGATTTTGCTTGGAAAGCTAACGCCAGAAATGTCGCTTTGTTAGAAGAGTACTTAAAATCACCTGAATCTAATGAAAAACCAGATAAATGGTTTTTGTTTTTATTGTTAATTGGTTTGATTTTGTTTGTGGCAGTTGTTGGTACTATTAGCGTTTTAATAATTACCTTCTTTTTCAACTTAATTACAGGTAACAGATAACCTGAATACTTCAATAGTGGGGAGTGAATCAAATGCAAGATTGGTGGTCAACAACATTTCCAAAAGGTCGGCAAACTATTACCATTACCGACGCTAACGGTTATCCTGTAAAAATTGCTTATGGCGAAAAGGGTAAAGGTAAACCGCTATTTTTAGTACATGGGATTGGCAGTTGGAGTTATGGGTGGCGACACAACATCGATCGACTTTCCCAACACTTCCGCGTCATTTGTTTCGATGCCAAGGGGCATGGTTTCTCAGATAAACCATTGTACGCCGAACAAGTAGGACATCAAATAATTGAAATTAAAAGAGTTATCGAAACTTTAGCTGATGAACCTGCCATAGTTGTAGCCATTTCTTTAGGCGCATTAGTAACATTAGGTGCCGCAAGTTCATATCCCGAATTATTTGCCAGTTTAATAGTAATTAATGTGCCAATCTTCCCCACCAGATTACCGAATCGGGCTATGAGATTATTATCTTATTTACCGATGGATTTAGTACAAACTGTAGATAATTTAAAACTTGCCAAAGCCTTTGCACCAATGGTGCGGCGACTCATCGAAATTGAACGACACGAAGTAGTAGTTAATCCAGAATCAATTACTTCGGAAGATATTTATTGGATTTCTTACCCTTATACTAACTTTACCAACGCTATTACCAAATATGCCGAAGAATTGCGAAATTCCGCTAAAGAAATTGAACGTTTACTGAATAAAGAGCCAAACATTATCAGTAAAATTCAAGAAAACTTACCAAAAATTAATTGTCCAACTTTAATTTTGTGGGGAGAACAAGACCAATGGTTTGAGGTAAGTAATGGAAAAAAATTACAACTCCGTTTGCCTGGTTCTCAATTAAAGATATTACCAGATTGTGGACACGACCCTTCTGCAAGTTGTCCAGAAATTGTCAATGAAGCAATTTTAGAGTTCTTACGGGATACTAATTTTGTTAGTGTAAATTAATGGTTGAATCTCTTGTTTACCAATAAAGGTATCAGCAATTTTCAATTAGTTAAAGGTAAGATAACTGTGAAAGTTGAGCCGATTCCGATTTCACTTTGGAAAAATATTTGACCTTTTAATAATTCCACATATTTTTTGACAATAGCTAAACCGAGTCCAGAACCTGTAATATTATTCACGTTACTTCCCCGATAAAATGGATCGAATAAGTGCGATCGATCTTCGTGTGGAATCCCAATACCTCGATCGATTACTTGAAAAATTGCTTGTTCTTTTTCAAGAGAAAGCAATAATTTAACAGTACTATCTTGGGGAGAATATTTTAACGCATTAGATAATAAATTAGAGAGGACATAGCGCAACCACTGTTCATCAAAATGAAACAATGAATCTTGTTTTCCTTGACAGGTAAAATTGAGTTCATGAGCGCGATCGTCAGAAATTTGTAATTCTTCTAATAATTGTTGACAAAAATAGGCTAAATTCACAGGTGTAAGATTAGCTTGAACTTTTCCTGGCTCAGTTCTTCCGATAACTAAAAGATCTTCGATTAATCTAATCATTTGTTGAGCCGAGATTTGAATTTGTTCTAAAAACTTATTTCTTCTTGCTTCTGACAGTATACGATCGTTCATTTGAATAGCTTGAGCCGACATAATAATCGCACTTAGTGGATTGCGGAATTCATGAAAAACCATCGATATAAACTGGGATTTTAGATGATTAAGTTCCTGTTCTTTTTCTAAAGCACGAGATACTTCTTCTGTGTGTTCTTTTAGTTGTTGATTAGCTTGAACTAATTCAGTTGTTTGATGTTTTACTACTTCCTGCAATGTTTCCACAACATTATATAGTTCCATCGGATCGAGCGATCGCAAAATACTACTTTGAGTCACAATACCTAAAAGTTCACCTACTTTACCAACCACTACTAAACGACGCACTAATCGTTTTTGCATCTCCTGATGCGCTAACCACAAAGAATCTTCTGGATGAAGACAAAATAATGGTTGACTCATCACAGATTCTGCTAATATTCCCGCTAAATTTAAACCCAAAATTTGCATTTGTACAATGTCTCTTTCCGTCACTATTCCCAAAGGAAGAAAATGTTCATCATTTATTGGTGAAGTAATGACAATTGAACTCACTTGATGTTGATTCATTAATTGAGCTAAATTCAAAACTGAAGTATTAGCCGCCGCATGAATTACTTTTTTGGACATCACATCGCCCACTCGACGAATCGCCAGTAAAGTGCTCGGTTGTAAAAGACGACGAATAGTTCCTGGTGTAACAACACCGACTAATTTTCCCCAGTTGTCTACAATTGGTAAATGTCTAATTTGATGTTTATTTAATAAATTTAAAGCAACAAAAACATCTGTAAAATTAGATAAAGACAAAGTAACAATTTCTGGGGTCATAATTGCAGAAACCGTTACATCAAAATTTTGCCCTGTTGCCACTAATTTTACTATGTCCCTTTCTGTAACTATGCCTTGAATATAATTATTTTCCGCTACTAAAACACAACAATTGACTTCATCTTCAGCTAAATTAGAAGACAGAGAAGCATCAATTAAACTAGAATTTTGGCTATTGATTTTTATTTGAGGATCTAAAACACAGTTTCTACCTCTAACTTGATTCATCAA includes:
- a CDS encoding alpha/beta fold hydrolase, which translates into the protein MQDWWSTTFPKGRQTITITDANGYPVKIAYGEKGKGKPLFLVHGIGSWSYGWRHNIDRLSQHFRVICFDAKGHGFSDKPLYAEQVGHQIIEIKRVIETLADEPAIVVAISLGALVTLGAASSYPELFASLIVINVPIFPTRLPNRAMRLLSYLPMDLVQTVDNLKLAKAFAPMVRRLIEIERHEVVVNPESITSEDIYWISYPYTNFTNAITKYAEELRNSAKEIERLLNKEPNIISKIQENLPKINCPTLILWGEQDQWFEVSNGKKLQLRLPGSQLKILPDCGHDPSASCPEIVNEAILEFLRDTNFVSVN
- a CDS encoding DUF2396 family protein — encoded protein: MNILKHSSKSALESRKLNFQDSYSCPVCRYGHISVLTLTEAFACDFCRHIFTANLEEQVLIMADSTPPMAWRWNGKNWKIAHQKDLELSFVVWLLGIALVVFPTLIVGVSSYIFPPEEGSYQSSFPIFWLFLTFFSHLTLVIWLLAESFQLPFYTYLKVKIRNLLNG
- a CDS encoding DUF4112 domain-containing protein: MITKSQRTASTLKRLRRISYVLDNAIPIPGTKFRFGIDPILGFIPGGGDTVSAFFAAYIVWEAATLGLPKPILMRMFSNILYDTFAGSIPVAGDLFDFAWKANARNVALLEEYLKSPESNEKPDKWFLFLLLIGLILFVAVVGTISVLIITFFFNLITGNR
- a CDS encoding glycosyltransferase family 4 protein encodes the protein MNILMLSSTFPYPPTRGGTEIRTFNLLKYLQQRHQITLVTQRHPGVTDTEIEELRQWVKELVIFPLPPEPTQLSGMKGLIGKVSRFSESLIKATPPNVLYRYSPEIQSWVDNFVQAGKCDVITCEHSVNEIYVRPEFKKSVKTIVDIHSSVYGWIRDHLDMGASPNAVRDRLYLNLLLERYEKRYSSKFNYLVVTTEDDKQQFLKYRFDAKIPVIPNGVDLELFPYRNSDPGGHKLSFVGAMDASHNIDAVRFFALEVLPELQKTYPNTTFSIVGARPTPEVLALAEIKGVIVTGKVPSMAEYLHESTVCVVPLRAGYGIKNKTLEAMAAGTPVVGSDRGLEGLTVDTSNVPLRALRANSIPEYINGITRLFENPELRQELSKNGRQFVETEYTWERAGQLYEQVITQVIS
- a CDS encoding transcription factor RcaD, with the protein product MDSNELKFLLKLLGCENYRSPLAAATWKSFSGKDKICRTLGDRELIDYSREIASVKILPPGRALLKMDASQLPIGEIELKILEKIGKTSAKVKPSELTFVKAAERQEILQNLAKRGLVEIETQLQKKKAEVWLTQRGQEYLRDEFTAKGTHPIISLDLLTNYLRFLRKFRLVETAKVVTTDAPEMKLNDAEILQIIRDLDREIGTDNYLPIFHLRQKLQPLLSREELDRVLYQLQRYDKIELSSLVDTMPYTSEQIDSGIPQDIGGALFFISVV
- a CDS encoding fatty acid desaturase codes for the protein MTLSFVKPQDSGTTLEDSPNFRIRDILRTLPKEVFQKNRRKAWTSVVINVLLVGLGYASIAFSPWFLLPLAWIFTGTALTGFFVIGHDCGHRSFANRRWVNDLLGHAIMLPLIYPFHSWRLLHNHHHAHTNKMDEDNAWQPFKTEYYDSLDKLKKWGYQGIRGRLWWVGSIAHWAVLHFNWQQFEGKKREQVRFSVLLVLGFAAIAFPTLIATTGIWGFVKFWLMPWMVYHFWMSTFTLVHHTYPDIPFKHEPEWNEAMAQLAGSVHCDYPRWVEFLCHDINVHIPHHICTAIPSYNLRLAHRSIKENWGEYVREYRFSWSLMKEITDVCHLYDPEKYYESFENHHSKAK
- a CDS encoding DUF29 domain-containing protein, with amino-acid sequence MNLPLIDLYETDFYAWTQKQAELLRQRDLNNLDIENLIQEIESLGKQEKRELVNRLGVLIGHLLKWEYQPNKRSKSWLKTIREQRRKITDLLQENPSLKPYLDEAIMLRIAARSKKLT
- a CDS encoding P-loop NTPase fold protein — translated: MASINDIIKREVNPFDPTTFKQGHFWREKQVSAFQVESIHQEALQEISVIVDTITKDHNSRTVMLAGDSGSGKSYLLGRLKSDLNDKAFFAYISPWPDSDGIWRHILRYTVDSLMYVPEGQEESQLMLWLKSLSAFTKRSLKQRIFDDSVWDLLSSDRQNFIKHFKQTYKQAGIYNADSFFGVLHDLINPELYPLACEWLRGEDLSDESLQALKVRRSIETEEAACEILSNFGRISTETQPIVVCFDQLEAIARLPDGTLDLQALFSVNSKIQNEKWNNFLIIISITTDIWRQNSNRIHQSDKAGIYKVILLKRISLEQAEALWGFRLYPIHIQANPRPNSPIFPLTQKALEQKFPGGKTDPRNVLDLGRRLFQIYKEQIIDNSKLSLETDLLAAFKLLWQDELQKIQRRINKITLLSAPELIQMLAESLNTLQINGVKTKLLTGHFASYSLSYQIQNQRVKIGVIWTEDSNMKSFFNAMNACKKAMDNSICQVFCLIRAADVGSKQLAGTQIYNSIFTNSPNFHIQPNLSSIHYMATYHSLLNSALANELVIAGQTINRENLGALIRESKVLHECQVLQDLGIVQKTTLPNEKADDLKELKEFILNLIKTQCLMGKDVLINNSITQFPQVTYQKVDHLIQQLIWERKVKIVNPNDQPKNHLICFVPKV
- the thrC gene encoding threonine synthase, producing the protein MTASLSLADSKLKSWPGLIEAYRPYLPVTSDTPVVTLLEGNTPLIPVPAIASQIGRQVRVFVKYDGLNPTGSFKDRGMTLAISKAKEAGAKAVICASTGNTSAAAAAYARRGGMRAFVLIPDGYVALGKLAQALLYGAEVLAIKGNFDDALKIVRDMAESYPVTLVNSVNPYRLEGQKTGAFEVVDALGNAPDWLCIPVGNAGNITAYWMGFCQYHQEGKCDRLPQMMGFQAAGAAPIVTGKPVAHPDTIATAIRIGNPASWEKAIAAQQASQGAFHAVTDEEILAAYRLLASEEGIFCEPASAASVAGMLKVKDQIPNGATVVCVLTGNGLKDPDTAIKHCENQFKNGVEPVLSAVAEVMGF
- a CDS encoding CBS domain-containing protein → MHFPNPEQAIDCHPLIVSPNTSLLEMLSLMNQVRGRNCVLDPQIKINSQNSSLIDASLSSNLAEDEVNCCVLVAENNYIQGIVTERDIVKLVATGQNFDVTVSAIMTPEIVTLSLSNFTDVFVALNLLNKHQIRHLPIVDNWGKLVGVVTPGTIRRLLQPSTLLAIRRVGDVMSKKVIHAAANTSVLNLAQLMNQHQVSSIVITSPINDEHFLPLGIVTERDIVQMQILGLNLAGILAESVMSQPLFCLHPEDSLWLAHQEMQKRLVRRLVVVGKVGELLGIVTQSSILRSLDPMELYNVVETLQEVVKHQTTELVQANQQLKEHTEEVSRALEKEQELNHLKSQFISMVFHEFRNPLSAIIMSAQAIQMNDRILSEARRNKFLEQIQISAQQMIRLIEDLLVIGRTEPGKVQANLTPVNLAYFCQQLLEELQISDDRAHELNFTCQGKQDSLFHFDEQWLRYVLSNLLSNALKYSPQDSTVKLLLSLEKEQAIFQVIDRGIGIPHEDRSHLFDPFYRGSNVNNITGSGLGLAIVKKYVELLKGQIFFQSEIGIGSTFTVILPLTN